In the genome of Acidimicrobiia bacterium, one region contains:
- a CDS encoding GNAT family N-acetyltransferase produces the protein MAEVITTYLEMRSRPSLTFTRPHRSGMLLRLEEPDPRFYRYLHATVGDGWGWPGLDTRSDAELIERLADPAVEVFVLFIGGVPAGFFELDRRAVGEVELARFGLAPEFIGRGLGKMLLASAVETAWDHEPDRVWVRSSSREHPRGLLTYQWAGFEPYEERREEGD, from the coding sequence ATGGCAGAGGTGATCACCACCTACCTGGAGATGCGTTCTCGTCCGTCTCTGACCTTTACCCGGCCGCACCGGTCGGGGATGCTGCTCCGCCTCGAGGAGCCCGACCCGCGCTTCTACCGGTATCTGCACGCCACGGTGGGAGACGGCTGGGGCTGGCCCGGGCTCGACACCAGGTCCGACGCCGAACTGATCGAAAGGCTTGCCGATCCTGCGGTGGAGGTGTTCGTGCTCTTCATCGGAGGGGTCCCGGCCGGGTTCTTCGAGTTGGATCGCCGCGCCGTCGGCGAGGTCGAGCTCGCCCGCTTCGGCCTGGCTCCCGAGTTCATCGGGCGGGGCCTGGGCAAGATGCTGCTGGCGTCGGCGGTCGAGACCGCCTGGGACCATGAACCGGATCGGGTGTGGGTGCGATCGTCGAGCCGGGAGCATCCACGCGGGCTGCTCACCTACCAGTGGGCCGGATTCGAGCCCTACGAGGAGCGGCGGGAAGAGGGGGACTGA
- a CDS encoding glycosyltransferase, with product MSGIGRRFARLAYRLPGPLRRSLRRVPGMRRLRRQMTGAPGGPPPASGSLRPVVYLPTWARWDVMRQRPQYLLAAFARAGHPVFFVDPRESRRRVADGVTIVPSLDEVPAGHTILYTHFAPLRDLFSRFHDPVIVYDVLDDLSIYDADEVGMPEPSRVRSHHPAVMETADVVIASSPVLADRHGAERDDILLVENGVELHRFAAHTQRPPDLPDTAPIIGYHGAVARWFDFDLLAAVAADNPDWWLVLVGPVSPEVRSDLDAMPRNVVSLGERPSDAIPAYVAAFDVGAIWFVVDDMTRGVSPLKLFELLAAGVPVVSTPLPACEGVPGVAVAADPVAFAAALHTALEVDDDGRAALRAAAAGASWDERIAPLLERLDRQGSRRVP from the coding sequence GTGAGTGGAATCGGGCGAAGGTTCGCTCGCCTGGCATACCGGCTTCCGGGGCCGTTGCGGCGCTCCCTGCGCCGGGTTCCGGGGATGCGACGGCTGCGCCGTCAGATGACGGGCGCGCCCGGCGGCCCGCCCCCCGCATCCGGTTCGTTGCGTCCCGTCGTGTACCTCCCCACCTGGGCGAGGTGGGACGTGATGCGCCAGCGTCCGCAGTACCTGCTGGCCGCCTTCGCCCGGGCGGGCCATCCGGTGTTCTTCGTCGATCCCCGGGAGTCCCGGAGGCGAGTCGCCGACGGTGTGACCATCGTGCCGTCCCTGGACGAGGTTCCGGCCGGTCACACCATCCTCTACACCCACTTCGCCCCGCTCCGGGATCTCTTCTCGCGGTTCCATGATCCCGTGATCGTCTACGACGTGCTCGACGACCTGTCCATCTACGACGCCGACGAGGTCGGCATGCCGGAACCGAGCCGGGTGCGGTCCCATCATCCTGCTGTCATGGAGACTGCCGACGTCGTCATCGCCTCGTCGCCGGTGCTGGCCGACCGCCATGGCGCCGAGCGCGACGACATCCTGCTCGTCGAGAACGGCGTCGAGTTGCATCGCTTCGCTGCACACACGCAGCGTCCACCGGACCTTCCCGACACGGCACCGATCATCGGGTATCACGGCGCCGTCGCCCGCTGGTTCGACTTCGACCTGCTGGCGGCGGTCGCCGCCGACAACCCCGACTGGTGGTTGGTGCTGGTGGGTCCGGTGTCCCCGGAGGTGCGGTCGGATCTCGATGCCATGCCGCGCAACGTGGTGTCGCTGGGTGAGAGGCCGAGCGATGCGATCCCTGCCTATGTGGCCGCCTTCGACGTGGGTGCCATCTGGTTCGTGGTCGACGACATGACCCGAGGGGTGAGTCCCCTGAAGCTGTTCGAGCTCCTCGCCGCCGGGGTACCCGTCGTGTCGACACCACTCCCCGCCTGCGAAGGGGTTCCGGGGGTTGCGGTGGCTGCCGATCCGGTCGCCTTCGCCGCCGCCTTGCACACGGCACTGGAGGTCGACGACGACGGGCGGGCGGCCCTGCGCGCCGCCGCCGCCGGCGCCTCCTGGGACGAGAGGATCGCCCCGCTGCTGGAGCGGTTGGACCGACAGGGGTCGAGGAGGGTGCCCTGA
- a CDS encoding glycosyltransferase, whose translation MSRFVFVTSELEPAYPGGAGVVVAEVAARLAAAGNRVQVLLGAPGAGQVRDDRFELSVVDLPEPDGSLRWYVERSRLLAEALATLLGEGEPPSLVEFPDFDVPAWWALTHRNELGMENIRIGVRLHGPVEAMGAAMGALPPPLDSLAEMERTVFGMADVVIAPSAALAGWARERYGIEAVRIVVGPPPVPVVSPVRWSPAPAPEFVVYGRLSEVKGSHDALEAALPLFDDMDGVRVRFIGGDGWSATENRSMVEMLIDRIPDRLRSGVRFEGALPRRRALESMATAWAVIVPSRFETFCAALHEVRRAGLPVIAPEIPAFAGLDEAVGVAKYDGTVRGLEAALRAAADDLERLGRLAAAAAPAVGDPVEAYRGRLPAPRHHQSQAGLATAAVQGVAGLLEPPPPRGAGVARRLLRILPAPLARLAVWVVPRRIKERYRSAASWPAEKERREREREWRRLERRVAAGEFPDVETPRVSVVIPCFEQGRWVEGAVRSVFEQDFESWEIVLVDDGSTDEETVAVLDRLGEWPRIRLLRQENRGLPGARNAGISAARGEFLVTLDADDELLPEYVSTLLSAIEGDPGAGFAHCWAVLFGDVYGMWATRPFNPFWQRLSNGVLQCVLMRRAAWESAGGYDETMRKGHEDWDMWMRLDAAGWGQVRVPRPLYRYRKHGVSMSVESEADFEEAAGRIIARHPAQYRRSELERLKAEWYPLLVLLTDGGTRIDGGASAEVVPVDATAGLCAAVTGSRGKYLADVRGRSVTVADLVRVADALESAPGAACRVAAGIPVWRRWAVVDPGSGPWTLPDGLPAGDLAVGSCPDPEWMVDPGVVPEGMTVVRHRPEEAGRIPDWAVR comes from the coding sequence ATGTCGCGTTTCGTGTTCGTGACCTCCGAGCTGGAGCCCGCGTACCCGGGAGGGGCGGGCGTCGTGGTGGCGGAGGTGGCGGCGCGCCTGGCGGCGGCCGGCAACCGGGTGCAGGTCCTGCTCGGTGCTCCCGGCGCCGGTCAGGTCCGAGATGACAGGTTCGAGCTGAGCGTCGTCGACCTCCCGGAGCCGGATGGATCCCTGCGGTGGTACGTGGAGCGGTCCCGGCTGCTCGCCGAGGCCCTGGCGACCCTGCTCGGTGAGGGCGAGCCTCCCTCCCTGGTCGAGTTCCCCGACTTCGACGTTCCCGCCTGGTGGGCTCTCACCCATCGCAACGAGCTGGGCATGGAGAACATCCGTATCGGGGTCCGCCTGCACGGCCCGGTGGAGGCGATGGGGGCGGCGATGGGTGCACTGCCGCCCCCGTTGGATTCGCTCGCCGAGATGGAGCGGACGGTGTTCGGGATGGCGGACGTCGTCATCGCCCCTTCGGCCGCCTTGGCCGGGTGGGCCCGAGAACGCTACGGGATCGAGGCGGTGCGCATCGTGGTCGGTCCGCCGCCGGTGCCGGTGGTGTCGCCGGTGCGTTGGTCTCCGGCGCCGGCCCCCGAGTTCGTCGTGTACGGGCGGCTGAGCGAGGTCAAGGGCTCTCACGACGCCCTCGAGGCGGCGCTCCCACTGTTCGACGACATGGACGGGGTTCGGGTGCGCTTCATCGGGGGGGACGGCTGGTCGGCCACCGAGAACCGGTCGATGGTCGAGATGCTCATCGACCGGATACCGGATCGCCTGCGGAGCGGAGTGAGGTTCGAGGGGGCGCTCCCCCGGCGTCGGGCCCTGGAGTCGATGGCCACGGCCTGGGCGGTGATCGTGCCCAGCCGGTTCGAGACGTTCTGCGCCGCCCTGCACGAGGTCCGCCGGGCCGGCCTGCCGGTGATCGCCCCGGAGATCCCGGCCTTTGCGGGGCTCGACGAAGCGGTGGGCGTAGCCAAGTACGACGGCACTGTGCGGGGCCTGGAGGCGGCGCTGCGGGCCGCCGCCGACGACCTGGAACGCCTCGGTCGTCTCGCTGCCGCTGCGGCGCCGGCCGTGGGGGACCCGGTCGAGGCCTACCGGGGCCGGCTCCCGGCGCCGCGTCATCACCAGAGCCAGGCCGGCCTGGCCACGGCGGCCGTGCAGGGCGTCGCAGGCCTGCTGGAGCCCCCACCGCCGCGCGGGGCCGGCGTGGCTCGCCGGCTGTTGAGGATCCTGCCGGCGCCTCTCGCCCGGCTCGCCGTGTGGGTGGTCCCGCGGCGGATCAAGGAGCGGTACCGCAGCGCCGCCTCCTGGCCTGCCGAGAAGGAGCGGCGGGAGCGGGAGCGGGAGTGGCGGCGTCTGGAGCGGCGCGTTGCGGCCGGGGAGTTCCCCGATGTGGAGACCCCGCGGGTGAGCGTCGTCATCCCCTGCTTCGAGCAGGGCCGGTGGGTGGAGGGGGCGGTGCGCAGCGTGTTCGAACAGGACTTCGAGTCGTGGGAGATCGTCCTCGTCGACGACGGCTCCACCGATGAGGAGACCGTTGCGGTGCTGGACCGCCTCGGAGAGTGGCCCCGCATCCGGCTGCTGCGACAGGAGAACCGGGGGCTGCCCGGGGCGCGCAACGCCGGGATCTCTGCGGCCAGGGGTGAGTTCTTGGTGACCCTCGACGCCGACGACGAGCTGCTGCCCGAGTACGTGTCCACCCTGCTCTCCGCCATCGAGGGCGACCCCGGAGCCGGCTTCGCCCACTGCTGGGCGGTGCTGTTCGGCGACGTGTACGGAATGTGGGCGACCCGTCCCTTCAATCCCTTCTGGCAGCGCCTCTCCAACGGTGTGCTGCAGTGCGTGCTGATGCGCCGGGCCGCCTGGGAGTCGGCCGGGGGGTACGACGAGACCATGCGCAAGGGGCACGAGGACTGGGACATGTGGATGCGGCTCGACGCCGCCGGGTGGGGCCAGGTGCGGGTGCCCCGGCCGCTCTACCGGTACCGCAAGCACGGGGTGTCGATGTCGGTGGAGAGCGAGGCAGACTTCGAGGAGGCGGCGGGGAGGATCATCGCCCGTCACCCAGCCCAGTACCGCCGCTCGGAGTTGGAGCGGCTGAAGGCCGAGTGGTATCCGCTGCTGGTGCTGCTGACCGACGGCGGCACCCGGATCGACGGTGGGGCTTCCGCCGAAGTGGTGCCGGTCGACGCCACGGCCGGGCTGTGCGCCGCGGTGACCGGCAGTAGGGGAAAGTACCTGGCCGACGTCCGGGGCCGGAGCGTCACCGTCGCCGACCTGGTGCGGGTGGCCGACGCCCTGGAATCAGCACCCGGCGCCGCCTGCCGGGTGGCTGCGGGGATCCCGGTGTGGCGGCGGTGGGCGGTGGTCGATCCCGGATCCGGCCCGTGGACACTCCCGGATGGGCTCCCCGCCGGCGACCTGGCCGTCGGCTCCTGTCCCGATCCCGAGTGGATGGTGGATCCGGGGGTGGTGCCGGAGGGGATGACCGTGGTCCGCCATCGGCCCGAGGAGGCGGGGCGGATCCCCGACTGGGCGGTGCGGTGA